Proteins encoded in a region of the Bactrocera tryoni isolate S06 chromosome 4, CSIRO_BtryS06_freeze2, whole genome shotgun sequence genome:
- the LOC120773485 gene encoding diphthine methyltransferase → MSKLEFNTLHSIDTEYSADSIEWCPHHQYQSYFACGTYQLEENAGEESTMRTRRKGRIYLYRFCTATKKLTEVCRLETAAILDMKWLNDETNANPLLAAVNSFGQLEIYEFEEDTLKRISSLDINSNCDDLLALSLDWRRTENSSQSNQFQILVSDSKGGVSLIDYAPKYGLKLTNTFASHGFEAWTCAFDRWDLNRIYSGGDDILLQAYDLRTCTRILSNKSHNAGVTCMLSHPKQEHLLLTGSYDEHLRTFDTRSMKQPLGELNLGGGIWRLKMDPLERDLILVACMYHNFSIVQLKGGQLEAPTLLGEYYEHKSICYGADWCLDVSGDKNLYTATCSFYDHKLCVAQIVEEHH, encoded by the exons ATGAGTAAG CTGGAATTCAACACCTTACACTCAATCGATACGGAGTATTCCGCCGACTCTATAGAATGGTGTCCACACCACCAATACCAATCCTATTTTGCTTGCGGCACATATCAGCTGGAAGAGAATGCTGGGGAGGAAAGCACTATGCGTACCAGGCGCAAGGGtcgcatatatttatataggttTTGTACTGCAACCAAAAAGCTCACAGAAGTTTGTCGCCTGGAGACAGCTGCCATTCTAGATATGAAGTGGTTAAACGACGAAACGAACGCGAATCCCCTACTTGCAGCTGTGAATTCGTTTGGTCAACTAGAAATATACGAGTTTGAAGAAGATACATTGAAAAGAATCAGCAGTTTGGATATAAATTCCAACTGTGACGATTTGTTGGCATTGTCGCTGGATTGGCGACGTACGGAGAATTCCAGCcaatcaaatcaatttcaaatattgGTTTCAGATTCCAAAGGTGGCGTGAGTTTAATCGACTATGCACCAAAGTATGGTCTCAAACTCACTAATACTTTTGCTTCACATGGTTTTGAAGCATGGACATGTGCTTTTGATCGTTGGGACTTAAATCGTATATACAGTGGTGGCGATGATATACTTTTGCAAGCTTATGATCTACGAACTTGCACGCGTATTCTCAGCAACAAATCGCATAACGCTGGCGTTACTTGCATGCTCAGTCATCCCAAACAGGAGCATTTATTGCTGACTGGCAGTTATGATGAACATTTGCGTACATTCGACACGCGCTCCATGAAGCAGCCCTTGGGAGAACTGAATCTCGGCGGCGGCATATGGCGTCTAAAGATGGATCCGTTAGAGCGTGATCTCATTTTGGTTGCATGCATGTATCATAACTTCAGCATCGTTCAGCTGAAAGGTGGACAGTTGGAGGCACCCACGTTGCTTGGCGAATACTACGAGCATAAAAGCATTTGTTATGGCGCGGATTGGTGTCTTGACGTGTCTGGTGATAAAAATTTGTACACGGCAACTTGCTCATTTTACGATCATAAACTCTGTGTGGCCCAAATAGTTGAAGAGCACCACTAA